Proteins from one Sulfurospirillum tamanense genomic window:
- a CDS encoding NADH-quinone oxidoreductase subunit M: MDHILSLIIFFPAFAGLLGFVVHKESAKAYAISVAAIELCLTLWLWVGFDNTNAGFQFVEYAPLIAQFGVSYYLGVDGISLFLVILSAFMTLIALIGLSVKEDVKNLVISVLFLEMTMVGVFLSLDVILFYVFWEMSLLPMLYIIGAWGSGERIYAAVKFFLYTFFGSVFMLVGILFMAYLYFQTTGVWSFALPDWHLLQVPYDFQLWLFGAFFLGFAIKVPMVPFHTWLPYAHGQAPTIGSVILAAVLLKMGTYGFVRFSLPLFPDAAVTFMIPIAIVAIVMVIYAAMIAYAQEDMKQVIAYSSISHMGIIVLGTFALNAEGITGSIFLMISHGIVSGALFMLVGVIYERRHTKKMSEFGGLASVMPGFATVFGIMLMGSVGLPLTIGFVGEFLALMGFFKVSMVLTALAGTGIILGAIYMLTLYKRSFFGVITNEANRGLSDLNSRELTALVPLVALVVLLGVYPKPILGPVDASVKKMISLMEQKAERQETKLLLKDVNTVGEVR, translated from the coding sequence ATGGATCATATACTTTCACTTATTATCTTTTTTCCAGCCTTTGCGGGGTTGCTTGGGTTCGTGGTGCATAAAGAAAGCGCCAAGGCGTACGCCATCAGTGTGGCCGCCATTGAATTGTGTTTAACGCTGTGGCTGTGGGTTGGGTTTGACAATACCAACGCGGGCTTTCAGTTTGTGGAATACGCGCCGCTCATCGCCCAGTTTGGGGTGAGTTATTACCTTGGCGTAGATGGCATTTCTCTCTTTTTGGTCATCCTAAGTGCCTTCATGACCCTCATTGCACTCATCGGGCTTAGCGTTAAAGAAGACGTTAAAAACCTCGTGATTTCCGTGCTCTTTTTGGAAATGACCATGGTGGGTGTGTTTTTAAGCCTTGATGTCATCTTATTTTACGTCTTTTGGGAAATGTCTCTCTTGCCGATGCTTTACATCATTGGGGCGTGGGGCTCGGGAGAGCGTATTTATGCTGCGGTAAAATTTTTCCTCTACACCTTTTTTGGGTCTGTGTTTATGCTTGTGGGTATCTTGTTTATGGCCTATTTGTATTTTCAAACCACGGGCGTGTGGAGTTTTGCGCTTCCTGATTGGCATTTGCTCCAAGTGCCTTATGACTTCCAGCTGTGGCTTTTTGGCGCCTTTTTCTTGGGCTTTGCTATCAAGGTGCCCATGGTGCCTTTCCACACGTGGCTTCCCTATGCCCACGGCCAAGCACCGACCATTGGTTCGGTGATTTTAGCCGCCGTGCTTTTAAAGATGGGAACCTATGGCTTTGTGCGTTTTTCCCTTCCGTTGTTTCCTGATGCGGCGGTGACCTTTATGATTCCCATTGCTATTGTGGCCATTGTGATGGTCATTTACGCGGCGATGATTGCGTATGCGCAAGAAGACATGAAGCAAGTCATTGCCTACAGCTCCATCTCTCACATGGGGATTATCGTGCTAGGCACCTTTGCGCTAAATGCTGAGGGGATTACAGGGTCAATTTTCTTGATGATTTCCCATGGGATTGTGAGTGGCGCGCTGTTTATGCTCGTGGGCGTGATTTACGAACGGCGCCACACGAAAAAAATGAGCGAGTTTGGAGGCCTGGCTTCGGTGATGCCTGGCTTTGCCACCGTCTTTGGCATCATGCTCATGGGTTCGGTGGGCTTGCCGCTTACCATCGGGTTTGTCGGTGAGTTTTTAGCCTTAATGGGCTTTTTCAAGGTGAGCATGGTCCTAACTGCTTTGGCAGGTACGGGCATCATTCTAGGTGCCATTTACATGCTAACACTATACAAACGCTCTTTCTTTGGAGTAATCACCAACGAGGCTAACCGTGGGCTTTCTGATCTAAACAGTAGAGAACTAACTGCCTTGGTGCCCCTAGTGGCCCTAGTGGTGCTTTTAGGGGTTTACCCCAAGCCTATTTTAGGGCCAGTGGATGCAAGTGTAAAGAAAATGATTTCACTCATGGAACAAAAAGCAGAACGCCAAGAGACCAAGTTGCTGCTTAAAGATGTAAATACCGTAGGGGAGGTGCGCTAA
- the nuoN gene encoding NADH-quinone oxidoreductase subunit NuoN produces MPISIDLATLNMATVMPTLILVIGALAILCIDLFKRDLSRSFYTMIAVLVMLLSIGATLGLSGSERGFFDMMLMDGIAVISGLIILVTSVLFVPLALSSKRFHEFTMPEFFALFLFMVAGFLFMVSSDNLILIFIGLETASLALYTMIAMHNRLKAIEAAIKYFTMGALAAGFYAFSALLFYALTGSVEIGVIVNVLYERGFDPMIGVLGATVFMLAALGFKLSIIPFHTWTPDVYEGSSAALAGYMSIVPKIAGFVVAMRLFEMLAQSGVVWLEDVLFVAVVLTMTLANLMALVQTDVKRMLAFSSISHAGFVLAAILIGTTQANVGFFLYWMMFLFTNLGAFSMLWIARNKQNLWDARYQHPFTKFSGMVKVSPMAATIMGVFMFSLAGIPPFSIFWGKLFLMSAAVNAGYIGLAVIMAINSAIAVYYYMKLVVFMFLKDPIAKDGSVYAINASTPLKSIIGFALVMTLCAVLFVDSLIGFIAEYVIASGF; encoded by the coding sequence ATGCCTATTTCCATTGACCTCGCAACGCTCAATATGGCAACGGTGATGCCAACTTTAATCTTGGTAATTGGTGCCCTTGCGATTTTGTGTATCGACTTGTTTAAGCGCGACCTCTCGCGCAGTTTTTATACCATGATTGCTGTGTTGGTGATGTTGCTTTCTATTGGAGCAACCTTGGGACTTAGCGGTTCGGAGCGTGGCTTTTTCGACATGATGCTCATGGATGGCATTGCCGTAATTTCAGGGTTGATTATTTTGGTAACCTCGGTGCTATTTGTCCCTTTAGCCTTGAGTTCTAAACGTTTTCACGAGTTTACTATGCCTGAATTTTTTGCCCTCTTTTTGTTTATGGTGGCAGGATTTTTATTCATGGTTTCAAGCGACAATTTGATTTTGATTTTTATTGGTCTTGAGACAGCATCGTTAGCTTTGTATACGATGATAGCCATGCACAACCGCCTCAAAGCTATTGAAGCAGCCATCAAATACTTTACCATGGGCGCACTAGCGGCTGGGTTTTACGCTTTTTCCGCCCTGCTGTTTTATGCGCTCACAGGAAGTGTAGAGATTGGCGTGATTGTCAATGTTCTCTACGAGCGCGGTTTTGACCCCATGATAGGCGTGCTTGGGGCCACGGTGTTTATGTTGGCGGCCCTTGGGTTTAAACTTTCCATTATTCCCTTTCACACGTGGACACCCGATGTGTACGAGGGTTCAAGCGCGGCGTTAGCAGGGTATATGTCTATTGTGCCTAAGATTGCAGGTTTTGTCGTGGCGATGCGTTTGTTTGAAATGTTAGCCCAATCAGGAGTGGTGTGGCTTGAAGATGTGCTTTTTGTGGCCGTTGTGCTCACTATGACTCTGGCAAACTTAATGGCGTTAGTGCAAACCGATGTCAAACGCATGTTAGCCTTTAGCTCCATTTCCCACGCAGGTTTTGTGCTTGCGGCCATTTTGATTGGCACCACGCAAGCGAATGTGGGCTTCTTTTTGTACTGGATGATGTTTTTGTTTACCAACCTTGGGGCGTTTTCTATGCTTTGGATTGCGCGCAATAAACAAAACCTGTGGGATGCGAGGTACCAACACCCCTTTACGAAGTTTTCAGGGATGGTCAAAGTGAGTCCGATGGCAGCTACCATTATGGGTGTATTTATGTTCTCCCTTGCTGGTATTCCGCCTTTTTCTATCTTTTGGGGTAAGCTCTTTTTGATGAGTGCCGCCGTGAACGCGGGGTACATTGGGTTGGCTGTTATTATGGCGATTAACAGCGCTATTGCGGTTTATTATTACATGAAGTTGGTAGTGTTTATGTTCTTAAAAGACCCTATTGCCAAAGATGGTAGTGTTTATGCAATTAATGCTTCTACGCCACTAAAAAGCATTATTGGGTTTGCTCTTGTGATGACTTTGTGTGCTGTACTGTTTGTGGATTCACTCATCGGGTTTATTGCAGAGTA